In Dromaius novaehollandiae isolate bDroNov1 chromosome 2, bDroNov1.hap1, whole genome shotgun sequence, one DNA window encodes the following:
- the NTAQ1 gene encoding protein N-terminal glutamine amidohydrolase, with amino-acid sequence MARLAAAYEAAVPARPACVYTSCYCEENVWKLCDYIRSRDQYPLEEFYTVFISNDRRMIPLWKQKSGHGDEPVVWDYHVILLHVSSGDQNFIYDLDTVLPFPCPFDVYSVEAFRLDDSLRPEFQRKIRMIRADLYLKTFASDRSHMKDANGKWQKPPPSYPCIETADSKMNLDDFISMNPKVGWGSVFPLPDFVHRFGRQTDYSYSLKGQ; translated from the exons ATGGCGCGGCTGGCGGCCGCCTATGAGGCGGCGGTGCCCGCCCGGCCCGCCTGCGTCTACACCAGCTGCTACTG CgaagaaaatgtttggaaactGTGTGACTACATCAGAAGCCGGGATCAATACCCTCTGGAAGAATTTTACACTGTTTTCATATCCAATGACAGGAGGATG ATTCCCCTATGGAAGCAGAAATCGGGACATGGAGATGAACCTGTTGTCTGG GACTACCATGTTATTCTGCTTCATGTTTCAAGTGGGGATCAGAACTTCATTTACGATCTTGACACGGTGTTGCCATTTCCATGCCCCTTTGACGTGTACAGTGTGGAGGCCTTTAGGCTGGATGACAGCCTTCGCCCAGAATTTCAAAG GAAAATCAGAATGATTCGAGCAGATTTGTACTTGAAGACATTTGCTTCAGACCGATCTCATATGAAAGATGCCAATGGGAAGTGGCAGAAACCACCTCCTTCATACCCTTGCATTGAAACTGCAG ACTCCAAGATGAATTTGGATGATTTCATCAGTATGAATCCCAAAGTAGGATGGGGCTCTGTGTTCCCCCTACCGGACTTTGTGCATCGATTTGGCAGACAGACTGATTACAGCTATTCCTTGAAAGGACAGTGA